The sequence ATATATATCAAAACTGTTATCTTTTCCTTTATTATTAACCAGAAAAATTCTTATCCTGTCATTCGGGTAAGTACTGTCATTAATCGATCTGATACATCCATATAGTGTATCTGCCGAATTATATACTGGTATTATAAGCGTAATCTCTGGATAAACCTCAAGTTCCTTTTTATGGATTTTATGTCTCAGATTCCTTCTTATAAGAAGAAAAACGCTTCCTATCGCAGGAACAATTTCCATAATGAAAGGAATAATTATCCATCCGCCCCAGAAAAGAAATGAATTAAGAATTATTTTTACCATATGAGAAGTTTCCTACTTTCATCTTAACAATCTGTGGTTTCGTAAATACATAAAAATACAGATACACACTGAGTACATAGAAGAATATTCTTCCTATAAATGTATGAAATACATAATATGCATTCATGCCTAAAAAATGTACCGCAAGACATATCATTACTATTCTTAAAACATTACATAACATAATGTAACAGAAGCCACCAATTCCTATCATCAGCTTCTCACTCCAGTTATACACATTAAAGAATATTAGTAATGACAGAAATGCCATGATTTCAATGATTCCCGAACACTCAAAATCAATAAGCAGTGTCATTGACGATGCACCCGTATGTATAAATATAATTCCGTATTTAAAGTATGCTGTAAATG is a genomic window of [Eubacterium] eligens ATCC 27750 containing:
- the xrtG gene encoding exosortase family protein XrtG; its protein translation is MNPIIVIAIIIIWLYILSVTKRAKLHAWSFMWGSLGLFVIMMMTVQPLLTMPLARCVATMAGIVGDVTGAFTAYFKYGIIFIHTGASSMTLLIDFECSGIIEIMAFLSLLIFFNVYNWSEKLMIGIGGFCYIMLCNVLRIVMICLAVHFLGMNAYYVFHTFIGRIFFYVLSVYLYFYVFTKPQIVKMKVGNFSYGKNNS